A stretch of Neisseria subflava DNA encodes these proteins:
- the pilC gene encoding PilC family type IV pilus tip adhesin, whose protein sequence is MKDSEGFTDGSAGRNWEYVSKKVDEMLAYQGTPTTRRYYEVVKNFVIPNIKYRCQKSYVVVVSDGDANMSCSNQDAGEDPRLSRNTSFNYDRDYYYSNYYRAIEHSADTPAYQYFGPSAAKAYDDKYGKGEFFNDGHGFSGYFDLPLYQYDAHIPEHEKKVMCQYTDYKFGYSDYYRRRMWIGSGEIIVPIWDRNYGNEKRGMRFFSQTLAEKDIKTEKDGKDAAGKSWDGDPSDPKGVDYSKQLVQTFTVGFGEGVSKVGREYLEKGASRPEWYFNASKPEKLLDAFKTIVDNIENDSKNTKFEGVSSTAPATTSTGIPNMAATVHLNTGSWSSQLRFYKLNRDGTPNMTKFDQPSFNNRLTLVKDGSKTYFIDSVADDKASNADFGISDGSAEGKLEWKNALLKWTGRAESDEAIKADAGAKGYSQSYRIRPTDPKDPNKDERNLGDILDGSVAAIGDKRDNRQEFLVAAANDGMVHIFRNGTSSNPYDLKLSYIPAGMEREDDQGQATTLGKVLKDIARDGYGSGTPHRYMVNGGFVLRQTPDKQTFMFGAMGQGGRGAYALNIGAVANSDRSGWNTTVPLFETKKGSDNKLGYTIGSTQIGRVSIKRDTTPVNLKSDVRYAGFLASGYRTEDVNSADNETALYIYDMTGKEAGTQDTGKNVSSAGNLLAKIPAPNGKGGLSTPTLVDTDFDGIVDIAYAGDRYGNMFRFDLSGETPSKWSAQMIFQGLGNQPITSAPAVSRRSKDKYVVIFGTGSEIYQNELEGTNGQINAVYGIYDDVSTDESKKAVLANSSELEQQTRESDGEHIYVSDNKVGEGKKGWSLTLDPNERVTVKPTMILRTAVVTIRKYETKTIHTDSSSTDVCLPDSTSTQTTAKTIILGVNAENGGRLGLRDARISSKDRTFIKRENNGQIYYANGMTFDGVINFTYMNSSKADDSPVTADGDSGGTGTDKELNATPSVPNNKCFATKGDRSLLSNQLDSLEVQGRTCGLKRISWRELFF, encoded by the coding sequence ATGAAGGATTCTGAAGGCTTTACGGATGGTTCCGCAGGTCGCAATTGGGAATATGTCAGTAAGAAGGTAGACGAGATGTTGGCTTATCAAGGTACGCCGACAACGCGCCGTTATTATGAAGTCGTCAAAAATTTCGTTATCCCCAATATCAAATACCGTTGCCAGAAGTCCTATGTTGTCGTGGTATCTGATGGTGATGCCAATATGAGTTGTAGCAATCAGGATGCCGGTGAGGATCCTCGCTTATCGCGCAATACCAGCTTCAACTACGATCGAGATTATTACTATTCAAACTACTACCGCGCCATCGAACATAGCGCGGATACGCCTGCATACCAATATTTCGGGCCGTCTGCAGCGAAGGCTTATGACGATAAATATGGAAAAGGTGAATTTTTCAACGATGGCCATGGCTTTAGTGGATACTTTGACCTGCCACTTTATCAATATGATGCCCATATCCCGGAGCATGAAAAAAAAGTGATGTGCCAATATACCGATTATAAATTCGGGTATAGCGATTATTATCGTAGGCGAATGTGGATAGGTAGCGGCGAAATCATTGTTCCTATTTGGGATAGAAACTATGGTAATGAGAAACGCGGTATGCGTTTCTTTAGTCAGACTTTGGCAGAAAAAGACATCAAAACAGAAAAAGATGGCAAAGATGCTGCAGGCAAGAGCTGGGATGGTGATCCAAGCGATCCTAAAGGCGTAGATTATAGCAAGCAATTGGTTCAGACTTTTACCGTGGGCTTCGGTGAGGGAGTTTCTAAAGTCGGGAGAGAATATCTGGAAAAGGGCGCCAGTCGCCCAGAATGGTATTTTAATGCCTCAAAACCTGAAAAGTTGCTCGATGCTTTCAAGACCATTGTCGACAATATTGAAAATGACAGTAAAAATACGAAATTTGAAGGAGTATCTTCAACTGCACCGGCAACGACCAGTACAGGTATTCCCAATATGGCGGCAACGGTTCATTTGAATACCGGCTCTTGGAGCAGTCAGTTGCGGTTTTATAAATTAAACCGCGATGGTACGCCTAATATGACAAAGTTTGACCAGCCATCATTTAATAACCGTCTTACTTTGGTTAAGGATGGCAGTAAGACCTATTTCATCGATAGCGTTGCAGATGATAAGGCGTCAAATGCTGATTTTGGCATTTCAGACGGCAGTGCGGAAGGTAAGTTGGAATGGAAAAATGCATTGCTGAAATGGACTGGCCGAGCAGAGAGTGATGAAGCCATTAAAGCGGATGCAGGAGCAAAAGGTTATAGCCAGTCTTATCGTATCCGTCCGACTGACCCTAAGGATCCAAATAAAGATGAACGTAATTTGGGCGATATTTTAGATGGTTCGGTTGCGGCTATTGGCGATAAGCGCGACAACCGTCAAGAGTTTTTGGTCGCCGCTGCCAATGACGGCATGGTACATATTTTCCGTAATGGTACGTCTAGCAATCCTTATGACTTGAAACTCAGCTATATTCCAGCAGGTATGGAGCGCGAGGATGATCAAGGTCAAGCAACAACTTTGGGCAAAGTTCTGAAAGATATTGCACGCGATGGTTACGGCTCCGGCACGCCACACCGTTATATGGTCAATGGTGGCTTTGTTCTTCGTCAAACACCTGATAAGCAAACCTTTATGTTTGGTGCGATGGGTCAGGGCGGACGCGGTGCGTATGCGTTGAATATTGGTGCAGTAGCTAACAGTGATCGTAGTGGTTGGAATACGACTGTGCCTCTGTTTGAAACAAAAAAAGGCTCTGACAATAAGCTGGGTTATACCATTGGTTCGACACAAATCGGCCGTGTTTCCATCAAGCGCGATACCACTCCGGTCAATCTCAAATCTGATGTGCGCTATGCGGGTTTCTTGGCCAGCGGCTATCGTACTGAAGATGTGAACAGTGCCGACAATGAAACGGCTTTGTATATCTATGATATGACAGGTAAAGAAGCGGGTACGCAAGATACCGGTAAAAATGTTTCTAGTGCCGGTAATCTCTTGGCTAAAATTCCTGCGCCGAATGGCAAAGGTGGCCTCTCTACTCCCACTTTGGTAGACACTGATTTTGACGGTATTGTCGATATTGCTTATGCCGGTGACCGTTACGGCAATATGTTCCGCTTTGACTTGAGTGGTGAAACTCCGTCCAAATGGTCTGCGCAAATGATTTTCCAAGGTTTGGGTAATCAACCGATTACGTCTGCGCCTGCGGTATCACGCCGCAGTAAAGACAAGTATGTCGTTATTTTTGGTACGGGTAGTGAGATTTATCAGAATGAATTAGAAGGTACCAACGGCCAAATCAATGCCGTTTACGGTATTTACGACGATGTGTCTACTGATGAATCCAAAAAAGCAGTTTTGGCAAACAGCAGTGAGTTGGAACAGCAAACCAGAGAAAGTGACGGCGAACACATTTATGTCAGCGACAATAAGGTAGGCGAAGGCAAAAAAGGATGGAGCCTGACTTTAGATCCGAATGAACGTGTGACCGTCAAACCAACGATGATTTTGCGTACCGCTGTTGTGACCATCCGCAAGTATGAAACCAAAACAATTCATACTGACTCTTCCAGTACCGATGTTTGTTTGCCGGACAGTACGTCCACACAAACGACAGCGAAAACGATTATTTTGGGTGTAAATGCTGAAAACGGCGGCCGTTTGGGCTTGCGTGATGCGCGTATTTCCAGCAAGGATCGCACATTTATCAAACGTGAAAATAATGGCCAGATTTATTACGCCAACGGTATGACTTTTGATGGTGTTATCAACTTTACTTATATGAATTCCAGCAAAGCCGACGATTCTCCGGTTACTGCCGATGGCGATAGCGGCGGCACAGGTACGGATAAGGAGTTGAATGCTACGCCGAGCGTGCCAAACAATAAATGTTTTGCAACCAAAGGTGATCGCAGTCTCTTGTCCAATCAATTGGACAGCCTGGAAGTACAAGGCCGTACATGCGGACTCAAACGCATCAGCTGGCGTGAATTGTTCTTTTAA
- a CDS encoding LytR/AlgR family response regulator transcription factor, with product MPSAIIVEDEVLAAERLRVLLEECNVVLLNVFHHAMPALEWLSVHEVDIVFADIGMPEIDGLEFVERIKRTAKRQPEIVFTTAYEEHALRAFELAAADYLLKPIKMTRLQTALDRIIEKNREKADSFTHFKVYNRERMVEIPWQQVRYLMAEHKTVYLFTGDGHSYELPKTLVYWEELLGDKVIRIHRNALVFRHTLDSLIRLDDDENDESASTWGAKILDIPTPLPVSRRQLSTLRKIIKNSI from the coding sequence ATGCCAAGTGCCATTATTGTAGAAGACGAAGTATTAGCAGCAGAACGCTTACGTGTATTATTGGAAGAGTGCAACGTCGTACTGCTCAACGTCTTTCACCATGCCATGCCAGCATTGGAGTGGCTGAGCGTCCACGAAGTCGACATCGTCTTTGCCGACATCGGTATGCCGGAAATCGACGGTCTCGAATTTGTCGAACGCATTAAGCGTACCGCCAAGCGCCAGCCGGAAATTGTATTCACCACAGCCTACGAAGAACACGCCCTGCGCGCGTTTGAGCTGGCTGCCGCAGACTATCTGCTCAAACCGATCAAAATGACTCGTCTGCAAACCGCGCTTGACCGCATCATCGAGAAAAACCGCGAAAAAGCAGACAGTTTCACTCATTTCAAAGTGTACAACCGCGAGCGTATGGTTGAAATCCCATGGCAACAGGTGCGTTATCTGATGGCGGAACACAAAACCGTCTATCTGTTTACCGGCGACGGCCATAGCTACGAATTACCGAAGACATTGGTTTACTGGGAAGAATTGCTGGGCGATAAAGTCATCCGCATCCACCGCAATGCCCTCGTCTTCCGCCACACCCTCGACAGCCTGATTCGACTGGACGATGACGAAAACGACGAATCCGCATCCACATGGGGCGCAAAAATTCTCGATATTCCGACCCCGCTGCCCGTCAGCCGCCGACAACTGTCCACCCTGCGGAAAATCATTAAAAACAGCATCTAA
- the gluQRS gene encoding tRNA glutamyl-Q(34) synthetase GluQRS, translating to MYIGRFAPSPTGLLHIGSLLTAVASYADARAHQGKWLVRIEDLDPPREMPGAAADILRTLEAFGFEWDGEVAYQSRRYDLYQDTLDRLKTAGLVYPCYCSRKDWQAAATHGADGFVYNGRCRNPQQRPDTQNKTPAWRIQVPDRVIGFSDGIVGHYAQNLAHDIGDFVLLRADGYWAYQLAVIADDADQGITHIVRGQDLLVSTPRQIYLQQCLGVPTPAYAHLPLLTNNQGQKWSKQTLAPALDLNQKEQLLRQILTYLNLPDAPTVNHPQELLDWAVVHWQMAKIPKSSIITD from the coding sequence ATGTATATAGGACGTTTCGCCCCCAGCCCTACCGGCCTGCTTCATATCGGCTCCCTGCTGACCGCCGTCGCCTCCTATGCCGACGCGCGCGCCCATCAGGGCAAATGGCTGGTCCGCATTGAAGACCTTGACCCCCCGCGCGAAATGCCCGGCGCCGCTGCCGACATTTTGCGCACGCTTGAGGCTTTCGGTTTTGAGTGGGACGGCGAAGTCGCCTATCAAAGCCGCCGTTACGACCTGTATCAAGACACACTCGACCGCCTCAAAACAGCCGGGCTGGTGTATCCCTGCTACTGCAGCCGCAAAGACTGGCAGGCGGCGGCAACACATGGCGCAGACGGGTTTGTATATAACGGCCGTTGCCGCAATCCTCAGCAAAGACCCGATACGCAAAACAAAACTCCGGCATGGCGCATTCAAGTTCCCGATCGCGTAATCGGTTTTTCAGACGGCATTGTCGGACATTACGCACAAAATCTGGCACACGACATCGGCGATTTTGTCCTGCTTCGTGCCGACGGCTATTGGGCATATCAGCTTGCCGTGATTGCCGACGATGCCGATCAAGGCATAACGCATATTGTCCGCGGTCAAGACTTGCTCGTCTCTACGCCGCGCCAAATCTACCTGCAACAATGCCTCGGCGTTCCTACACCGGCCTACGCCCACCTTCCGCTATTGACCAACAACCAAGGGCAAAAATGGTCGAAACAAACCCTTGCCCCGGCTTTGGATTTGAATCAAAAAGAACAGCTTCTCCGCCAAATCCTAACCTACCTCAACCTACCTGATGCACCTACCGTGAACCATCCTCAAGAATTGCTCGATTGGGCGGTGGTACACTGGCAAATGGCCAAAATCCCCAAATCGTCCATTATCACGGACTGA
- the tal gene encoding transaldolase: MTILSDVKALGQQIWLDNLSRSLVQSGELAEMLKQGVCGVTSNPAIFQKAFAGDSLYADEVAALKQQDLTPKQRYETMAVADVQAACDVCLAEHESTGGKTGFVSLEVSPELSKNAQGTVEEARRLHAAIGRKNVMIKVPATDEGIEALETLVSDGISVNLTLLFSRTQTLKAYAAYTRGIAKRLEEGHDVSHIQVVASFFISRVDAALDATLPDHLKGKVAIALAKAAYQDWAQYFGSSEFAALAEKGANRVQLLWASTGVKNPAYPDTLYVDSLIGAHTVNTVPDATLKAFIDHGTAKATLTEGVDEAQAQLAETAKLGIDVETLATRLQEDGLKQFEDAFAKLLAPLA; this comes from the coding sequence ATGACTATTTTATCGGACGTTAAAGCATTAGGACAACAAATCTGGTTGGACAATCTCTCCCGTTCGCTGGTACAAAGCGGCGAATTGGCAGAAATGCTGAAGCAAGGTGTGTGCGGCGTAACTTCCAATCCTGCCATTTTCCAAAAAGCCTTTGCCGGAGACTCCCTGTACGCCGATGAAGTAGCCGCGCTCAAACAACAAGACCTGACCCCGAAACAACGCTACGAAACCATGGCGGTTGCCGATGTGCAAGCCGCTTGCGACGTATGCCTTGCCGAACACGAATCCACCGGCGGCAAAACCGGCTTCGTCAGCCTCGAAGTTTCGCCTGAATTGTCCAAAAACGCACAAGGCACGGTTGAAGAAGCGCGCCGCCTGCACGCCGCCATCGGCCGTAAAAATGTCATGATTAAAGTACCGGCAACCGACGAAGGTATCGAAGCGCTTGAAACCCTTGTTTCAGACGGCATCAGCGTCAACCTGACCCTGCTCTTCTCCCGCACCCAAACCCTCAAAGCCTATGCAGCCTACACGCGCGGCATTGCCAAACGTTTGGAAGAGGGACACGACGTTTCCCATATCCAAGTTGTCGCCAGCTTCTTTATTTCCCGTGTCGATGCTGCATTGGACGCCACCCTGCCCGACCATCTCAAAGGTAAAGTTGCCATTGCGCTGGCCAAAGCCGCCTATCAAGATTGGGCGCAATACTTCGGCAGCAGCGAATTTGCCGCACTTGCCGAAAAAGGTGCCAACCGCGTACAACTTTTATGGGCATCTACCGGCGTGAAAAACCCTGCCTATCCTGACACGTTGTACGTTGACAGCCTGATTGGCGCCCATACCGTCAACACCGTTCCCGATGCGACACTCAAAGCCTTTATCGACCACGGCACCGCCAAAGCCACGTTGACCGAAGGTGTAGACGAAGCCCAAGCGCAGCTTGCCGAAACCGCCAAACTCGGCATTGATGTCGAAACTTTGGCAACGCGTTTGCAGGAAGACGGTTTGAAACAATTTGAAGACGCTTTCGCCAAACTGCTGGCTCCCTTGGCTTAA
- a CDS encoding KpsF/GutQ family sugar-phosphate isomerase, whose product MAENILYLDWARDVLDTEAEGLREIAAALDHDFVRAAEALLHCKGRVVITGMGKSGHIGRKMAATMASTGTPAFFVHPAEAAHGDLGMIVDHDVVVAISNSGESDEIAAIIPALKRKNITLICITAHPTSTMARHADIHITAAVSKEACPLGLAPTSSTTAVMALGDALAVVLLQARAFTPDDFALSHPAGSLGKRLLLRVADIMHKDEALPAVLLGTPLKEAIVRMSEKGLGMLAVTDAEGRLKGVFTDGDLRRLFQERDSFAGLKVDDIMHASPKTISADHLATEALKAMQSGHVNGLLVIEENGVLIGALNMHDLLMARIV is encoded by the coding sequence ATGGCGGAAAACATACTTTATCTCGACTGGGCGCGCGATGTATTGGATACGGAAGCCGAAGGTTTGCGTGAAATTGCGGCGGCTTTAGACCATGATTTTGTCCGTGCGGCGGAAGCGTTGTTGCACTGCAAGGGCAGGGTCGTCATTACCGGCATGGGCAAGTCCGGACACATCGGCCGCAAAATGGCGGCAACCATGGCTTCCACTGGCACGCCTGCGTTTTTCGTCCATCCTGCCGAAGCGGCGCACGGCGATTTGGGCATGATTGTGGATCACGATGTCGTGGTTGCCATTTCCAACTCCGGCGAAAGCGATGAAATTGCGGCGATTATTCCGGCGTTGAAACGCAAAAACATCACGCTTATTTGTATCACTGCTCATCCGACTTCCACCATGGCGCGCCATGCCGATATCCATATTACCGCGGCGGTTTCCAAAGAAGCCTGTCCGCTCGGTTTGGCACCGACTTCCAGTACGACCGCCGTGATGGCGTTGGGCGATGCGCTGGCGGTGGTTTTATTGCAGGCGCGTGCGTTTACGCCGGATGATTTTGCTTTAAGCCATCCGGCCGGCAGCTTAGGCAAACGCCTGTTGCTGCGTGTGGCGGATATCATGCATAAAGATGAAGCCCTGCCTGCCGTTTTGTTGGGTACGCCGTTGAAAGAAGCCATTGTCCGCATGAGTGAAAAAGGCTTGGGCATGTTGGCGGTAACCGATGCCGAAGGCCGTCTGAAAGGCGTATTTACCGATGGCGACTTGCGCCGTCTGTTTCAAGAACGCGACAGCTTTGCCGGTTTGAAAGTGGACGACATCATGCACGCTTCGCCGAAAACCATCTCCGCCGACCACCTTGCCACTGAAGCTTTGAAAGCTATGCAAAGCGGCCATGTGAACGGTTTGCTGGTAATCGAAGAAAACGGCGTGCTGATTGGCGCGCTGAATATGCACGATTTATTGATGGCACGAATTGTCTGA
- a CDS encoding KdsC family phosphatase — translation MQNLSSDLQQRALGIKLLILDVDGVLTDGRIFIRDNGEEIKSFHTLDGHGLKMLQASGVQTAIITGRDAPSVGIRVKQLGINYYFKGIHDKRAAYAQLREQAGVEEHECAFVGDDVVDLPVMVRCGLAAAVPEAHWFTLQYAHYVTRRSGGAGAVREVCDLIMQAQGTLEPALKEYVR, via the coding sequence ATGCAAAACCTCTCTTCCGACCTGCAACAACGCGCTTTAGGTATCAAACTGCTGATACTGGATGTGGACGGCGTTTTGACTGACGGCCGTATTTTTATCCGCGACAACGGCGAAGAAATCAAATCGTTCCACACTTTGGACGGACACGGTTTGAAAATGCTTCAGGCCAGTGGCGTGCAAACAGCGATTATTACCGGCCGCGATGCGCCTTCCGTCGGTATCCGCGTGAAACAGCTCGGTATCAACTATTACTTCAAAGGCATTCATGACAAACGTGCCGCCTACGCCCAATTACGCGAACAGGCCGGTGTGGAGGAGCATGAGTGCGCCTTTGTCGGCGACGATGTTGTCGATTTGCCCGTGATGGTGCGTTGCGGATTGGCGGCCGCCGTCCCCGAAGCGCATTGGTTTACTTTGCAATACGCCCATTATGTAACTCGGCGTTCCGGCGGCGCAGGCGCGGTGCGTGAAGTGTGCGATTTGATTATGCAGGCGCAAGGTACGCTTGAACCTGCTTTGAAAGAGTATGTACGATGA
- the lptC gene encoding LPS export ABC transporter periplasmic protein LptC: MKIRWRYGIAFPLVLAVSLGALAAWLGRISEVQVEEVVLNPNEPQYSMKGINGKRFDQEGRLKENLSAVDAVQYPNSADVHLDKPHLSFYRDGSLLYEVGSDKAVYNIQNKKVVFEQNVVLNKAADAKRLAGIVKTERLNVDTEAQYAHTDSPVTFQYGQSGGQANGMTYDHKTGLLNFPSKVKATIYDTKNL, encoded by the coding sequence ATGAAAATCAGATGGCGTTACGGAATCGCCTTTCCGCTGGTGTTGGCCGTCTCACTCGGCGCATTGGCGGCGTGGCTCGGCCGCATCAGCGAAGTGCAGGTCGAAGAAGTCGTCCTCAATCCGAATGAGCCGCAATATTCGATGAAAGGCATCAACGGCAAACGTTTTGACCAAGAAGGCCGTCTGAAAGAAAACCTGAGCGCGGTCGATGCCGTCCAATATCCGAATAGCGCGGACGTGCATTTGGACAAACCGCATCTTTCGTTTTACCGCGACGGTAGCCTGCTGTACGAAGTCGGCAGCGACAAGGCTGTGTACAATATTCAAAACAAGAAAGTCGTTTTTGAACAGAATGTTGTCTTAAACAAAGCGGCAGATGCCAAGCGTTTGGCCGGCATCGTCAAAACCGAACGTTTGAATGTCGATACCGAAGCGCAATACGCCCATACCGACAGCCCCGTTACTTTCCAATACGGACAGTCCGGCGGTCAGGCAAACGGCATGACTTATGACCACAAAACCGGTTTGCTGAATTTCCCTTCCAAAGTGAAAGCCACAATTTATGATACAAAAAATTTGTAA
- the lptA gene encoding lipopolysaccharide transport periplasmic protein LptA produces MIQKICKTLALVAVFAASPAFALQSDSKQPIQIEADQGSLDQNNQSTTFSGNVIIKQGTLNIRAGSVTVSRNDKSEQLMKATGSPVKFSQELDGGKGVVNGQANTVTYSSAASLVTLTGNAKVQRGGDVAEGAVITYNTKTEVYTINGSAKSGVKSAAKSGRVSVVIQPSSTQRNK; encoded by the coding sequence ATGATACAAAAAATTTGTAAAACCTTAGCCCTTGTTGCCGTTTTTGCCGCCAGCCCGGCCTTTGCCCTGCAAAGCGACAGCAAGCAGCCGATTCAAATCGAAGCCGACCAAGGCTCGCTTGACCAAAACAACCAAAGTACCACTTTTTCCGGCAACGTCATCATCAAACAAGGCACGCTCAATATCCGCGCCGGCAGCGTGACCGTTTCGCGCAACGACAAAAGCGAGCAGTTGATGAAAGCAACCGGCTCGCCCGTCAAATTCAGCCAAGAGTTGGACGGCGGCAAAGGCGTGGTCAACGGCCAAGCCAATACCGTCACGTATTCTTCCGCAGCCAGTCTGGTTACCCTGACCGGCAATGCCAAAGTACAGCGCGGCGGCGATGTGGCTGAAGGTGCGGTCATCACTTACAACACCAAAACCGAGGTTTACACCATCAACGGCAGCGCCAAATCCGGTGTGAAATCCGCCGCCAAATCCGGCCGCGTCAGCGTTGTCATCCAGCCGTCCAGCACGCAGAGAAACAAATAA
- the lptB gene encoding LPS export ABC transporter ATP-binding protein, with protein sequence MSANNSRLVVQNLQKSFKKRQVVKSFSLEIESGEVIGLLGPNGAGKTTSFYMIVGLIAADAGSVMLDGQELRHLPIHERARLGVGYLPQEASIFRKMTVEQNIRAILEISMKDKSRIDAELEKLLADLNIERLRNNPAPSLSGGERRRVEIARVLAMQPRFILLDEPFAGVDPIAVIDIQKIIEFLKSRGIGVLITDHNVRETLSICDRAYIISDGTVLASGKPDDLVNNEQVRSVYLGENFKY encoded by the coding sequence ATGAGCGCAAACAACAGCCGTCTTGTGGTTCAAAACCTGCAAAAAAGTTTCAAAAAACGCCAAGTCGTCAAAAGCTTCTCCCTTGAAATCGAAAGCGGCGAAGTCATCGGCCTGCTCGGTCCCAACGGCGCGGGTAAGACCACCAGCTTTTACATGATTGTCGGTCTGATTGCCGCCGATGCAGGCAGCGTGATGCTGGACGGACAAGAGTTGCGTCACCTGCCCATTCACGAACGCGCCCGCCTCGGCGTCGGCTATCTGCCGCAGGAGGCCTCGATTTTCCGCAAAATGACCGTGGAACAAAATATCCGCGCCATTTTGGAAATCAGCATGAAGGACAAAAGCCGCATCGATGCCGAACTTGAAAAACTGTTGGCCGATTTGAACATCGAGCGCCTGCGCAACAACCCTGCGCCGTCCTTGTCCGGTGGTGAACGCCGCCGTGTAGAAATCGCGCGTGTGTTGGCCATGCAGCCGCGTTTCATTTTGCTGGACGAACCTTTTGCCGGCGTTGACCCGATTGCCGTGATCGATATTCAGAAAATCATCGAGTTTCTCAAATCACGCGGTATCGGCGTACTGATTACCGACCACAACGTGCGCGAAACCCTCAGCATATGCGACCGTGCCTACATTATCAGCGACGGTACGGTATTGGCTTCAGGCAAGCCGGATGATTTGGTCAACAATGAACAAGTCCGTTCGGTTTACTTGGGTGAAAATTTCAAATATTGA
- the rpoN gene encoding RNA polymerase factor sigma-54, whose amino-acid sequence MSSLVLKLKQTQQLNQRLQQSLRILQMSGLELEREVEDWLLDNPLLERPETEEFADSGLNRAVTMPRSGQQLSGDDAEDIWSNIAEEEDFKHYLHAQVCEHPLSQVEAAYVHVLIDFLDEQGYLTDSLEEIIDHTPLEWMLDEEALQNALDVLQTFDPPGVAAADLTESLMLQLMRLPASPARQMAAHLVQSSLQDLGKNRKQNVLRFRKLYPDTDSETIEAALDMIAGLNPYPAYGFASATPTPYIQPDVWVKEGKDGWEVISNEAAWPKLQLNQEYCDLMKSAEEGAPEWKEKISEAKQRIDSLELRKSTVLRLAEYIVKNQEDFFIFGEIGLSPMLMKDAAAELGLAESTISRAANQKYLSCPRGLFALRYFFTQAVNADDDGEGFSQGAIKAVLSQLIESEDSSKPYSDETLVKLLKQRGIEIARRTVAKYRESLDIPPAHKRKFTE is encoded by the coding sequence ATGTCTTCACTCGTCCTTAAACTCAAACAGACCCAGCAGCTCAACCAGCGGCTGCAGCAGTCTCTGCGCATCTTGCAAATGTCGGGTCTTGAGCTTGAGCGCGAAGTGGAAGACTGGTTATTAGACAATCCTCTGCTTGAGCGTCCGGAAACCGAAGAGTTTGCCGATAGCGGGCTCAACCGTGCCGTTACCATGCCGCGCTCTGGTCAGCAGTTGAGCGGCGACGATGCCGAAGATATTTGGAGCAACATCGCCGAAGAAGAGGACTTCAAACACTATCTGCATGCCCAAGTGTGCGAGCATCCGCTCTCGCAAGTGGAAGCGGCCTATGTTCATGTCTTGATTGATTTTTTGGACGAACAAGGCTACCTCACCGACAGCCTCGAAGAAATCATCGACCACACGCCGTTGGAATGGATGCTGGACGAAGAAGCCCTGCAAAACGCGCTGGATGTATTGCAAACCTTTGATCCGCCCGGTGTGGCGGCAGCCGATTTGACCGAGTCGCTCATGCTGCAGCTGATGCGTTTGCCGGCTTCTCCGGCCAGACAAATGGCCGCGCATTTGGTGCAAAGTTCGCTTCAAGATTTAGGCAAAAACCGCAAACAAAACGTTCTGCGTTTCCGCAAACTCTATCCCGATACCGACAGCGAAACCATAGAAGCTGCACTCGATATGATTGCCGGGCTCAATCCCTATCCGGCCTACGGTTTCGCCTCTGCCACGCCTACGCCTTATATTCAGCCTGACGTTTGGGTCAAAGAGGGCAAGGACGGCTGGGAAGTCATCAGCAACGAGGCGGCTTGGCCGAAGCTGCAGCTTAATCAGGAATATTGCGACCTGATGAAATCGGCGGAAGAGGGCGCACCGGAGTGGAAGGAAAAAATCAGTGAAGCCAAACAGCGCATTGATTCTTTGGAGCTGCGGAAAAGCACGGTTCTCCGCCTTGCCGAGTATATCGTCAAAAATCAGGAAGATTTTTTCATCTTCGGAGAAATCGGCCTGTCGCCCATGCTGATGAAAGATGCCGCCGCCGAATTGGGTTTGGCGGAAAGCACCATCTCGCGCGCTGCCAATCAGAAATATTTGTCTTGCCCGCGCGGCCTGTTTGCGTTACGCTATTTCTTCACACAGGCAGTGAATGCCGATGATGACGGCGAAGGGTTCAGCCAAGGCGCAATCAAAGCCGTATTAAGCCAGCTGATTGAAAGTGAAGACAGCAGCAAACCCTATTCGGACGAGACCCTCGTCAAATTATTAAAACAACGCGGCATTGAAATCGCCAGACGTACAGTTGCTAAATATAGAGAATCATTAGACATACCACCGGCACACAAACGAAAATTTACCGAGTAG